Proteins found in one Leptospira ellinghausenii genomic segment:
- a CDS encoding concanavalin A-like lectin/glucanase, which produces MDRNRFRRWQAPKTIGSYRRTILISLCFLFVGTSLFSWEVPKKETVNLSLWKKIGVVEHKEPGKKNTLKPKENTPKYGELFFDFEGEPNEPNLSESGTSFPSKSISVVSSSYLEDTKTQFFGKKSAYFSGRRNQIHLSVSGNSVFGTHPDPFSISIPLRMGEQGAGSVILDRTVYVKGKKYGISLELNEGKPTLFVNNLLQKTDGRTSSFVLESSVKIKRQTWEVISIYFDTLNHRYVLFQNGIETAEYENNSPDTIGFGFPENDSTPLVLGKSYYGNLDGFHIHKGEPETRYTKFESVKYDDDTKIGTMEGNLTISPILETKYSNSILQQIQWKIDKPQDTMIELYFRGSNQKFNESSSLSWTRIRSLTSDLPKLRFKFYQWKIWFRPDPMGKTVPNIQSLSFDYTEQSPPDTPTLFRLDPNNTKEDQVCFLWNSNHEKEVQNGGGYIIHYGLLPNRMVGSIFVKKNKGNELRKIDGNDENSSFRNKRFCVDEDTLITNIYIPEGQLESPEDRNLADQVDFSKKEKRGHLFQSGLTYYFRISAYNRYLNEWDSKDQRSALSPPISISFPKEVSNLK; this is translated from the coding sequence ATGGATCGAAACAGATTTCGAAGGTGGCAGGCACCAAAAACGATTGGGTCTTATCGAAGAACAATCCTAATTTCCCTTTGTTTCCTTTTTGTAGGGACCTCTCTCTTTTCATGGGAAGTCCCCAAAAAGGAGACTGTCAACTTGAGCCTTTGGAAAAAAATTGGTGTTGTCGAACACAAAGAACCCGGCAAAAAAAACACACTCAAACCTAAAGAAAATACACCCAAGTATGGTGAGTTATTTTTTGATTTTGAAGGGGAACCAAACGAACCAAACCTTTCTGAATCGGGAACCTCTTTCCCTTCCAAGTCAATCTCGGTTGTTTCCTCTTCTTACTTAGAAGATACCAAAACACAATTTTTTGGTAAAAAATCCGCATACTTTTCTGGTAGAAGGAACCAAATCCATCTTTCCGTTTCGGGAAACTCAGTTTTTGGAACCCACCCAGATCCATTCAGCATTTCCATTCCACTCCGTATGGGAGAACAAGGTGCAGGTTCCGTGATCTTGGATCGAACTGTTTATGTGAAAGGGAAAAAATACGGCATATCACTTGAATTAAACGAAGGGAAACCAACACTTTTTGTGAACAATCTTTTGCAAAAAACTGATGGAAGGACAAGTAGTTTTGTATTAGAATCTTCTGTGAAAATCAAACGTCAAACATGGGAAGTCATTTCCATTTACTTTGACACGCTAAACCATCGTTATGTGTTATTTCAAAATGGTATTGAAACCGCAGAATATGAAAACAATTCACCAGATACAATTGGTTTTGGTTTTCCTGAAAATGATTCAACTCCTTTGGTTTTAGGAAAATCTTATTATGGTAATTTGGATGGTTTTCACATCCACAAAGGGGAACCAGAAACTCGTTATACAAAATTTGAATCTGTCAAGTATGATGATGATACAAAAATTGGTACGATGGAAGGAAACCTTACAATTTCCCCTATCTTAGAAACAAAGTATAGTAATTCTATCTTACAACAAATCCAATGGAAAATTGATAAACCACAAGACACGATGATTGAATTGTACTTTCGAGGTTCGAATCAAAAATTCAATGAATCGAGTTCCCTTTCTTGGACAAGGATTCGTTCCCTTACTTCAGATTTGCCAAAACTTCGTTTTAAATTCTACCAATGGAAAATCTGGTTTCGGCCAGATCCTATGGGAAAAACTGTTCCTAATATTCAATCACTGAGTTTCGATTATACTGAACAATCTCCTCCAGACACTCCGACTCTGTTTCGATTGGACCCAAACAATACAAAAGAAGATCAAGTTTGTTTTTTGTGGAACTCCAATCACGAAAAGGAAGTGCAAAATGGTGGTGGTTACATCATCCATTATGGCCTTTTACCGAATCGAATGGTTGGATCCATTTTTGTAAAAAAGAACAAAGGGAATGAACTTCGCAAAATTGACGGGAACGATGAAAATAGTAGTTTTCGCAACAAACGATTTTGCGTAGATGAAGATACGCTCATTACAAATATTTATATCCCAGAAGGACAATTAGAATCACCGGAAGACCGAAATTTGGCAGACCAAGTTGATTTTTCAAAAAAAGAAAAACGTGGGCATTTGTTCCAATCAGGTTTAACGTATTATTTCAGAATCTCAGCTTACAATCGTTATCTAAATGAATGGGATTCGAAAGACCAAAGGAGTGCTCTTTCCCCGCCAATTTCAATTAGTTTCCCGAAGGAAGTTTCGAATCTTAAGTAA
- a CDS encoding tetratricopeptide repeat protein: MKFSIHLWTVVLLLSQFPVWADSGFEESRYPSIAKAIHASLLPDKKSIRIDWDSPKQEGEIIVARSNVMIDSPDKLYIADSLGRYKASGPNATRLYFDYNLKPGTYYYAIVMVSDVRKREVKLFANQNYTIIPVTIAEENGTPVVGQNPDFPAFPQDTNIQSMVGGVSGITANIEKRFIRLNWNPPQGATAGRTIYTVYRSNSPLTSLPLMQKAEKLSELTHPTTSFLDQDLSKSQTLYYGVSVKQVGSEETLPLEDKKSTLRVFYIKQSDKANAEVIVEETPKKENPEVASNEVTPNLTGALHVRGLGYERVGKGAVISWLSPEAADETTIYTLYASIRPLNQGASSFNQGTVVKVATVVHPKTNFFIKELKEIDELYFGVTAKSSSVPEDYNLKENVSYFKYDFSKDNLPKEEPDIVAESKPKKEPEKSEIYKNEHVVTPTELAPPKENIEPVNDFKQETQATVTYDLGQTELNRIIKETVIQKKFETAVYRLEEYLKYETSSYLRGKAMFFLGVSALKTGDTKKALKCFLKKETKSYSPSRVEFWTNQTLNQVGRGNL; the protein is encoded by the coding sequence ATGAAGTTCTCGATTCACCTCTGGACGGTTGTACTGCTACTTTCTCAATTCCCGGTTTGGGCAGACTCCGGATTTGAGGAAAGTCGTTATCCATCGATTGCAAAAGCAATTCATGCGAGTCTTTTGCCTGACAAAAAATCCATTCGTATCGATTGGGATTCACCCAAACAAGAAGGTGAAATCATCGTTGCCAGATCCAATGTAATGATTGATAGCCCAGATAAACTGTACATTGCAGATTCACTTGGCCGTTACAAAGCATCAGGTCCTAATGCAACTCGTTTGTACTTTGATTATAATTTAAAACCAGGAACGTACTATTACGCGATTGTGATGGTTTCTGATGTTCGCAAACGTGAAGTCAAATTGTTTGCCAATCAAAACTATACGATCATACCCGTAACCATTGCTGAAGAAAATGGAACACCAGTTGTAGGGCAAAATCCAGATTTCCCTGCGTTCCCACAAGATACTAACATCCAATCAATGGTGGGTGGTGTATCTGGAATCACGGCCAATATCGAAAAACGATTCATCCGTTTGAATTGGAATCCACCACAAGGTGCGACTGCGGGAAGAACTATTTACACTGTCTATCGTTCCAACTCACCTCTCACAAGTCTTCCACTTATGCAAAAAGCAGAGAAACTTTCAGAGCTCACTCATCCTACAACTTCCTTTTTAGACCAAGACTTAAGTAAATCCCAAACCTTGTATTATGGTGTTTCTGTGAAACAAGTGGGAAGTGAAGAAACACTTCCTCTAGAAGATAAAAAATCGACACTACGTGTTTTTTATATCAAACAATCCGATAAAGCAAATGCAGAAGTAATCGTTGAAGAAACTCCTAAAAAAGAAAACCCTGAGGTTGCTTCTAATGAAGTGACACCAAACTTAACTGGAGCTTTACATGTGAGAGGATTAGGGTATGAACGTGTTGGCAAAGGAGCAGTGATCAGTTGGTTAAGTCCAGAAGCTGCTGATGAAACAACAATTTATACTTTGTATGCTTCCATTCGTCCCTTAAACCAAGGTGCATCATCCTTTAATCAAGGAACAGTTGTTAAGGTTGCAACTGTTGTTCATCCCAAAACTAATTTTTTCATCAAAGAGTTAAAAGAAATTGATGAATTGTATTTTGGTGTCACCGCAAAATCAAGTTCCGTTCCCGAAGATTATAATTTAAAAGAAAACGTATCTTATTTTAAATATGATTTTTCAAAAGATAATCTTCCAAAAGAAGAACCAGATATAGTAGCGGAATCAAAACCTAAAAAAGAACCCGAAAAATCTGAAATTTATAAAAATGAACATGTTGTAACTCCAACGGAGTTGGCTCCTCCTAAAGAAAACATTGAGCCTGTAAATGATTTTAAACAAGAAACACAAGCAACAGTTACATACGATTTAGGGCAAACAGAGTTGAATCGGATCATAAAAGAAACGGTGATCCAAAAGAAATTTGAAACAGCCGTTTATCGTTTAGAAGAATATTTAAAATATGAAACTAGTTCTTACTTAAGGGGAAAAGCAATGTTCTTCTTAGGTGTTAGTGCTTTAAAAACCGGTGACACCAAAAAGGCTTTAAAATGTTTTTTGAAAAAGGAAACCAAATCCTATTCTCCATCAAGAGTTGAATTTTGGACGAATCAAACCCTAAATCAAGTGGGTAGAGGTAATTTATGA
- a CDS encoding SAM-dependent methyltransferase, which produces MSETEYYRSQTYQEYLLSSHRREVCPPEDVYAFFNWKGLTNLVDFGSGLGFYFQDFRKWFPNVWIWAAECQQDIIDRILRRKLMEGIEQLTPFYMDQSDHPLLPEWVPVPEIIFASLSLSTFPNPGLAMDGLIRSMKAGGRLFIVDWSKTESGFGPKINEKISMDKMKFLAEEYKLEVTKSGRISEHFYGMEVRASSHFIYGYYDLKEEEDEDSAVFKI; this is translated from the coding sequence ATGTCTGAAACGGAATACTACCGTTCCCAAACTTACCAAGAATATTTGCTCTCAAGCCATAGAAGAGAGGTTTGTCCTCCAGAAGATGTGTATGCATTTTTCAATTGGAAGGGCCTAACCAATTTGGTTGATTTTGGAAGTGGGCTTGGGTTTTATTTTCAAGACTTCCGCAAATGGTTTCCAAATGTTTGGATTTGGGCTGCGGAATGCCAACAAGACATCATCGATCGAATCTTACGTAGAAAACTCATGGAAGGGATTGAACAACTCACCCCCTTTTATATGGACCAATCAGACCACCCTCTCCTTCCAGAATGGGTTCCAGTTCCCGAAATCATTTTTGCTTCCCTTTCTTTATCCACCTTCCCAAACCCAGGTTTGGCGATGGATGGGCTCATTCGTTCCATGAAGGCGGGTGGAAGGTTATTCATCGTGGATTGGTCAAAAACAGAGTCTGGATTTGGTCCGAAGATCAATGAAAAAATCTCCATGGATAAAATGAAATTTCTAGCAGAGGAATACAAACTCGAAGTGACAAAATCTGGTAGGATCTCTGAACATTTTTATGGAATGGAAGTTCGTGCCAGTTCTCATTTTATTTATGGTTATTATGATTTAAAAGAAGAAGAAGATGAAGACTCTGCTGTCTTTAAAATTTAA
- a CDS encoding metalloenzyme produces the protein MIFYVFLDGVGIANYDPKTNPFSRFAKGFLAPVGGISKFDLDLPVNANHIHYVKTDAHMGVPGLPQSATGQTALWTGIPGPKVLGRHVSGFPTITLRKIIAKYSLIKVLNEQGILSDFLNCFSPPYLKHVEEKPKLVSASTLVQLASGRPLKNFEDLRNERGLYMDLTHEIMGTLGIDMLKDGDPLLEKRDPYLLGTKCFQRFSNYQLTLYEYFLTDKVGHAMDWEKAEKVILNLESFFKGLLTNLNPNEDLLIVSSDHGNMEDLSQKNHTENPAATILYGKDADRFAENIHSLADIVPEIYKTFGLEEALFNTHTNEFLMETN, from the coding sequence ATGATTTTTTATGTATTTTTGGATGGAGTTGGGATCGCAAACTATGATCCAAAAACCAATCCATTTAGCCGTTTTGCAAAAGGGTTTTTAGCGCCTGTTGGAGGGATTTCCAAATTCGACCTTGATCTCCCAGTCAATGCCAATCATATCCATTATGTAAAAACGGATGCCCATATGGGTGTTCCTGGTCTCCCCCAATCAGCTACGGGCCAAACAGCACTTTGGACAGGAATTCCTGGTCCCAAGGTTTTAGGTCGTCATGTCAGCGGATTTCCGACCATTACATTACGGAAAATCATAGCAAAATACTCTCTTATCAAAGTTTTAAATGAACAGGGAATCCTCAGTGATTTTTTAAACTGTTTTTCGCCGCCTTACTTAAAACATGTGGAAGAGAAACCAAAACTAGTTTCTGCTTCCACACTTGTCCAACTTGCCAGTGGTAGGCCTCTCAAAAATTTTGAGGACCTTCGAAATGAAAGAGGACTTTATATGGACCTCACACATGAAATTATGGGAACACTTGGTATCGATATGTTAAAAGATGGAGATCCCCTCTTAGAAAAAAGAGATCCATACCTTCTTGGTACAAAATGTTTCCAACGATTTTCAAACTACCAACTTACTTTGTATGAATATTTTTTAACGGATAAGGTGGGTCATGCAATGGATTGGGAAAAAGCAGAAAAAGTGATTTTAAATTTAGAGTCATTTTTTAAAGGACTTTTAACAAATCTAAACCCAAACGAAGATCTGTTAATTGTTTCCAGTGATCATGGGAACATGGAAGACTTAAGCCAAAAAAATCATACAGAAAACCCAGCGGCCACCATCCTGTATGGAAAGGATGCTGACCGCTTCGCAGAAAATATACATTCGTTAGCTGATATTGTTCCGGAAATTTACAAAACTTTCGGATTAGAGGAAGCTCTGTTCAATACGCATACGAATGAGTTTCTAATGGAAACCAACTAA
- the rpiB gene encoding ribose 5-phosphate isomerase B, whose amino-acid sequence MKEKIGIASDHGGFALKEFLRKSLEESYELVDYGTKSEESVDYPTIIGDACRKVLSNEVPRLIALCGTGIGASIAANRFKGIRAALCHDEFTAEMSKRHNNANVLVLGGRVLGTDLALRIVKKWIETDFEGGRHQKRLGLIEEQS is encoded by the coding sequence ATGAAAGAAAAAATTGGAATCGCCTCTGATCATGGAGGATTTGCTCTCAAAGAATTCCTCAGGAAAAGTCTCGAGGAATCGTATGAATTGGTCGATTACGGTACTAAGAGCGAAGAGTCCGTCGACTACCCAACCATCATTGGAGATGCTTGCCGAAAGGTTCTCTCCAACGAAGTCCCAAGGCTCATCGCTCTTTGTGGTACTGGCATTGGAGCGTCCATTGCAGCAAACCGCTTCAAAGGCATTCGAGCGGCCCTTTGCCATGATGAGTTTACGGCGGAAATGTCCAAACGCCATAACAATGCCAATGTACTCGTTTTAGGGGGAAGAGTTCTCGGAACAGACTTAGCTCTGAGAATTGTGAAAAAATGGATCGAAACAGATTTCGAAGGTGGCAGGCACCAAAAACGATTGGGTCTTATCGAAGAACAATCCTAA
- a CDS encoding tetratricopeptide repeat protein, whose translation MSRVIVSLAGLLFIVAGLSTAYYQTNISAKEDQSQLVLEKIAEGEEYLKQSNPHSKEKAIAIFSELAGKQGLEKYEFQIKYNQARALEKNSDFYPALDIYKDLKKNSNWKQEDRDKLSYSLGNLLLKIGNEPEGKAHLESVLQSSSDNKLRSKTFMALADHYYKIGQYETARKNYVLSLQEDPNHTESRIGWGRTLRKLGKDWASFDVFDEYIETQDGLAGADEKVVGEYKDSVFKEAKDNYTKKQYAKSIELFQKSLSVNPSPKKEEEALYFIALAYDAIGKQTESLTYINKVLNNSDYSLDQASLYKKGTIYFRQGKFEKAAGIFQTIVDKYPKNQITDKAIAWKKESLDQFTDHNDLEDSDVSSDSNSNKPNSYSGKPDSGNDLEF comes from the coding sequence ATGAGTCGAGTGATCGTATCCTTAGCAGGTTTGTTATTTATTGTAGCTGGACTCTCCACTGCCTATTACCAAACCAATATTTCTGCAAAAGAAGACCAGTCTCAATTGGTATTAGAAAAAATTGCAGAAGGTGAAGAGTATCTAAAACAAAGCAATCCGCATAGCAAAGAGAAGGCGATTGCTATCTTTTCTGAATTGGCTGGCAAACAAGGTTTGGAAAAATATGAATTTCAAATTAAATACAACCAAGCAAGAGCCTTGGAAAAAAATTCGGATTTTTATCCAGCATTGGACATCTACAAAGATCTCAAAAAAAATTCAAACTGGAAACAAGAGGATCGAGATAAGCTGAGTTATTCTCTTGGAAATTTGCTTTTAAAGATAGGAAATGAACCAGAAGGAAAGGCGCATTTGGAATCGGTTTTACAATCTAGTTCCGACAATAAACTTCGATCCAAAACCTTCATGGCACTCGCTGACCATTACTACAAAATTGGTCAGTATGAAACCGCTCGTAAAAATTATGTTTTGTCTTTGCAAGAAGATCCCAACCATACGGAATCAAGAATTGGTTGGGGGCGTACTTTACGTAAATTAGGAAAAGATTGGGCATCATTTGATGTATTTGATGAATACATCGAAACCCAAGATGGACTTGCTGGAGCGGATGAAAAAGTAGTTGGTGAGTATAAAGACTCAGTATTCAAAGAAGCAAAAGACAATTATACTAAAAAACAATATGCGAAATCAATTGAATTGTTTCAGAAATCCTTATCTGTGAATCCTTCTCCCAAAAAAGAAGAAGAAGCTTTGTATTTCATTGCACTTGCTTATGATGCAATAGGAAAACAAACTGAATCACTAACATATATCAATAAGGTATTGAATAATAGTGATTATTCACTAGACCAAGCTTCACTTTATAAAAAGGGAACAATTTACTTCAGACAAGGTAAGTTTGAAAAAGCAGCCGGTATTTTCCAAACCATTGTAGACAAATACCCTAAAAACCAGATTACCGACAAGGCGATTGCATGGAAAAAAGAATCTCTAGATCAGTTTACTGACCACAATGATTTAGAAGATTCTGATGTATCGTCAGATTCTAATTCAAATAAACCGAATTCTTATTCAGGGAAACCTGATTCGGGAAATGATTTAGAATTTTAG
- a CDS encoding CopG family transcriptional regulator — protein sequence MAKIDKRFQILLSEEEQRLLKNEATRRAISQGELIRLALKNEIIQKSEILRRKAVQNLTEIFP from the coding sequence ATGGCAAAAATTGATAAACGTTTTCAGATTTTACTTTCAGAAGAAGAACAAAGATTACTTAAAAATGAAGCTACTCGAAGGGCGATTTCGCAAGGAGAACTCATTCGTTTGGCTTTAAAAAATGAAATCATCCAAAAATCGGAAATACTTAGGCGAAAGGCTGTGCAAAATCTCACGGAGATCTTTCCTTGA
- the serC gene encoding 3-phosphoserine/phosphohydroxythreonine transaminase: protein MPTFTHRIYNFNAGPAMLPTEVMEEAQSEFLNFRGTGMSVMEMSHREKHFQTILDESVADLRELLNLPSRYAVVYFPGGATLQFSAIPFNYLESGDSADFAVTGVWAKKAFEEAKKFYPNVKSIFNGADSKYMELPTITDASVNDGAKYVYITSNNTIYGTRYKTFPKLKKAPLIADMTSELLSRKLPIDDFSVIFAGAQKNIGPSGLTVVIYDKEKLGKVSHAIPNLMNFELMEKNGSLYNTPPTYSIYIAGLVYKYLKRKGGLSVMEEINERKAKKLYDAIDASSLFYAPVPEAFRSAMNVVFRSHNDSLDSKFLSLAEEQGFAGLKGYREVGGFRASIYNAMPEEGVDALVSFIKEFERTNG, encoded by the coding sequence ATGCCTACGTTTACACACAGAATCTACAATTTTAATGCAGGTCCCGCCATGCTCCCTACCGAGGTCATGGAAGAGGCTCAGTCTGAATTCCTCAATTTTAGAGGAACTGGTATGTCTGTTATGGAAATGAGCCATAGAGAAAAACATTTCCAGACCATTTTAGATGAATCCGTTGCTGATTTACGAGAACTCTTAAACCTACCATCTCGTTATGCGGTCGTTTATTTTCCAGGTGGAGCGACATTACAATTTTCAGCGATTCCTTTTAATTATTTAGAATCTGGTGATTCAGCCGATTTCGCAGTAACTGGCGTTTGGGCAAAAAAAGCCTTCGAAGAAGCCAAAAAATTCTACCCAAATGTAAAATCCATCTTCAATGGAGCTGATTCCAAATACATGGAACTTCCAACCATCACGGACGCTTCTGTCAATGATGGTGCAAAGTATGTGTACATCACTTCCAATAATACAATTTATGGGACAAGATACAAAACTTTTCCCAAATTGAAAAAAGCTCCCCTCATTGCAGACATGACAAGTGAGTTACTCAGTCGTAAACTTCCAATCGATGATTTTTCTGTCATTTTTGCGGGAGCTCAAAAAAACATAGGCCCATCTGGACTCACCGTTGTGATTTATGATAAGGAAAAACTGGGAAAAGTTTCTCATGCAATTCCCAACCTTATGAATTTTGAATTGATGGAAAAAAACGGCTCTCTTTATAACACACCACCTACCTATTCCATTTACATTGCAGGACTCGTTTACAAATACCTAAAACGGAAAGGTGGACTTTCTGTTATGGAAGAAATCAATGAAAGAAAAGCAAAAAAATTGTACGATGCCATTGATGCTTCTTCTTTATTTTATGCCCCTGTACCAGAGGCTTTTCGTTCTGCAATGAATGTAGTGTTTCGAAGCCATAATGACAGTTTAGATTCCAAATTTTTGTCACTTGCCGAAGAACAAGGGTTTGCTGGCCTAAAAGGATACCGTGAGGTAGGTGGATTTAGAGCAAGTATCTACAATGCAATGCCAGAAGAAGGTGTGGATGCACTTGTATCCTTTATCAAAGAGTTTGAAAGGACAAATGGTTAA